The uncultured Flavobacterium sp. DNA window TTTATATTGAATTGTACTATCAACCAATTCCGGGTTTACATCGGCAGGATTGTAAATTGGTAATGTTTTTTGTGGCTTTAAAGCCGAATAAAATAGGGATATAGTAACAACTGAAAATACAATTAGAACAATAAAGAATTTTCGGTATTTGTATAAAAAGGATTTCATAAATGCAATTTGTGGTGCAAAAATACGAAATGAGCTTTTTAAAAGCCTTAATTATAACGCTTTTTAACAGAATTTGGTTGTGATTTTAAATAACTTTCTTACGATTGGATTACGAAATGGTACGCGGATGACACGGATTCGCTATTGCGAAAGCACGGATTAAAGCTGATTTTTTTTATAAGCGTCCTATTTTTTAATCTTATAAAGGTGCAGATGCACAAAGTTTTTTCAAGTTCCTATCGTCAGTCTGAGCGAAGTCGAAGACCCGCAAAGTAAATCGTCAATTTATTAAAGTTATATAAAAAAATCGTGTAAATCTGCGTCTTCGCAAAGCGAATCCGTGTCATCCGCGTACCATTTCGTAAATTACTTCAATTTAGATTTTCGAATAGATTTATTCACCAGATACAATCCCATTAAAGTCACAGCAACTCCAACAACTATGGCCTGTGTCATGGTTTCTCCAAAAATAAAGAAAGCCAGAATAATTGCCACAATCGGATTCATATAAGCATAAATACTACTAATTTCTGTTGGAAGATGTTGCAGCATGTATATAAAAGCAATAAAGGTTAATATTGAACCAATAATGACTAAATAACCAATTGCCCACCAGGAACTCAACGGAATTTGAATTAATGGAATATTCATTCCTGCCGTTTCAGTAATTCCAAAAAGAATAAAACTCGAAATCAACATCTGCAATCCTAAACTAAAATACGGGTTGAAGCTTGCTGCTTTTTTCTTGGTATGCAAAATTCCAAAAGCCCAGGTGATTGTAGAAGCCACAGACAGAAAAATTCCAAATTGAAAATCAGGTCTTAGAAAATCGCCCAAGTGATCCATAAAAATAATACAGATTCCGCCAAAGCATATCAAAAGTCCCGTAACGGCCAATTTTGCAATACGTTCGCCTTTAAAGAAACAAATGATCACAATCCAGATTGGGAAAATGGCACCAATAATAGCGCCCAATCCGCTGCTGATGTATTTTACGCCCCAGGTACTTAACCCATTACTGCAGCAGAAATTTAAAATTGCCAAAACCAGAATCGTACGCCATTGTTTGCCTTTTGGCCAAGTTTCTTTTTTGATGACGAAATAACCAACATACAAAATTCCGCCCAGAAACTGACGAATAGTAGCCAATTGCAAAGCGGGCATATGTTTAACACCTTCTTTTGAGGCCAACCAGGTTGTTCCCCAAAAAAAGCTCACCCAGAACAAAGCCAGAATCGGTAGTCCGATCGCTTCAACTTTTCCTGAAAAGGCACTTTGTATTCTTGCTTTCACGTTACTGTTTTTCTTTTAACAAATATTCTAAAAACAATTTCAATTAGAAAGCAAAAGTGTAAGATATATTCATGAAATTTTTTGCTGATATAAATGAGGTATTTTCATTGTAAAAATGTCAGCATATTATTGCAAAATTTTAACATATAATTTCAAATATTAACAATATGTTTGTGTACACACAAAAAACACAATCAAAAATGAACAAACAGCTTACTAAACCCTTGTTTTGTGCTTTTTCTGCAATTCTTTCATTTACTGCAGTAAAGGCTCAGGATACAACTTCAAAAGAACCGGGGATTAATGTTTCGTATATGAATACGAAAATTAGTCCAAGCCAGGATTTTTTCCAATACGTAAACGGAACCTGGTTAGATAAAACTGAAATTCCAAGTGACAGAACAACTTGGGGAAGTTTTAACGAATTAATTAAAAAAACAGACAAAGATGCAATGGCAATTTTGAAGGATGCTTCAAAAAATCCAAAGTATAAATCGAATACCGATCAAGGTAAAGCGGTGAATTTGTTTAATACTGTTTTAGATACAGTTGGAAGAAACAAAAGAGGTATTACACCACTTCAGCCTTATTTGAAGAAAATAGATGCTATAAAAAATGTAGCAGATCTTCAAAAGTATCTGGTTGAAATGGAACCTGAAGGCGGAAACGACTTTTTTGGAATTTATATTGGTGCCGATGATAAAAACAGTTCTAAGAACTCTGTAAGTTTAGGCGTGAGCAGATTAGGATTATCTGATAAAGATTATTACACATCAGACGATAAAGATTCTAAAGAAAAACGTGCCAAATATGAGCTTCATGTAGCAAGAATGATGCAGTTTATTGGAGAATCTCCAGTAAAAGCAAAACAAAGTGCTGCTGAAATTTTAGCTTTAGAAACTGCTTTGTCAACTCCTAGATTGAACCGTGTTGAGAGCAGAGACAGCCGTTTACAATATAACCCAATGACAGTTGCTGATCTTCAAAAGTTGACTCCGGCGATTAATTGGAATGCTTATTTTACCGGTCTTGGCTTGGTAAAATTAGATAGCGTTATTGTAACAGAACCACGTTATATGAAAGCTGTGCAAATTGTTTTTACTGAAAATAAGGTTGCACAATGGAAAGAATATTTAAAATGGACTTTGTTAAACAGATCAACTGCGCAATTAACAACAGATATCGAAGCAGCAAATTTTGATTTTTACAGCAAAACTTTAAGAGGAGCTATCAAACAACTGCCTCGTGAAGAAAATGCTTTGTCTGTTGTAAACCGTAGTATTGGTGAAGCTCTTGGTAAGTTGTATGTTGAGAAAGTATTTCCTGCTGAAGCAAAAACCAAAGCACTTGATATGATTCACAATGTGATTTTGGCGTACCAAAACCGTATCAATAATTTAACTTGGATGTCTGATGCTACAAAAGTAAAAGCAATCGAGAAATTAAACAAAATCACCATTAAAGTAGGTTATCCTGATAAATGGAAAGATTATTCGGCTCTTGAAATTAAAAGTGTTGCTGAAGGTGGAAGTTATTTTGAAAACGTACGCAATTTATCAAAATGGAAGTTCAAAGAAGATATTGAGAAATTGAAGAAACCGGTTGATAAAACAGA harbors:
- a CDS encoding M13 family metallopeptidase, with amino-acid sequence MNKQLTKPLFCAFSAILSFTAVKAQDTTSKEPGINVSYMNTKISPSQDFFQYVNGTWLDKTEIPSDRTTWGSFNELIKKTDKDAMAILKDASKNPKYKSNTDQGKAVNLFNTVLDTVGRNKRGITPLQPYLKKIDAIKNVADLQKYLVEMEPEGGNDFFGIYIGADDKNSSKNSVSLGVSRLGLSDKDYYTSDDKDSKEKRAKYELHVARMMQFIGESPVKAKQSAAEILALETALSTPRLNRVESRDSRLQYNPMTVADLQKLTPAINWNAYFTGLGLVKLDSVIVTEPRYMKAVQIVFTENKVAQWKEYLKWTLLNRSTAQLTTDIEAANFDFYSKTLRGAIKQLPREENALSVVNRSIGEALGKLYVEKVFPAEAKTKALDMIHNVILAYQNRINNLTWMSDATKVKAIEKLNKITIKVGYPDKWKDYSALEIKSVAEGGSYFENVRNLSKWKFKEDIEKLKKPVDKTEWGMSPQTVNAYYNPSYNEIVFPAAILQPPFYNYQADEAVNYGGIGAVIGHEISHGFDDSGARYNAEGNLVDWWTADDLKQFTALGDALANQYSALEPLPGIHVDGKFTLGENIGDLGGINAAFDGLQLYLKAHGNPGLIDGFTPEQRFFISWATVWRTKTRDEAIKSQVKTDPHSPGMYRAYVPIQNVDAFYEAFKIKGGDKMFVSPDKRVKIW
- a CDS encoding EamA family transporter, encoding MKARIQSAFSGKVEAIGLPILALFWVSFFWGTTWLASKEGVKHMPALQLATIRQFLGGILYVGYFVIKKETWPKGKQWRTILVLAILNFCCSNGLSTWGVKYISSGLGAIIGAIFPIWIVIICFFKGERIAKLAVTGLLICFGGICIIFMDHLGDFLRPDFQFGIFLSVASTITWAFGILHTKKKAASFNPYFSLGLQMLISSFILFGITETAGMNIPLIQIPLSSWWAIGYLVIIGSILTFIAFIYMLQHLPTEISSIYAYMNPIVAIILAFFIFGETMTQAIVVGVAVTLMGLYLVNKSIRKSKLK